The following are encoded in a window of Pseudomonas sp. St316 genomic DNA:
- a CDS encoding GNAT family N-acetyltransferase, whose translation MNPVEIRRVSADDHAAWLPLWQAYLRFYNTELPEAVSQSTWQRLLDDREPTHGALAWNGDTAVGLVHFIYHRSNWSIENSCYLQDLLVAEHTRGSGVGRQLIEFVYATAKADGCCKVHWLTHETNATAIQLYERIAERPGYIQFRKAL comes from the coding sequence ATGAACCCAGTCGAAATCCGCCGCGTCAGCGCCGACGATCACGCCGCCTGGCTGCCGTTATGGCAGGCCTACCTGCGGTTCTACAACACCGAGTTGCCGGAGGCGGTGAGCCAGAGCACCTGGCAACGCCTGCTCGATGACCGCGAGCCGACCCACGGGGCCCTGGCCTGGAACGGCGACACGGCGGTGGGCCTGGTGCACTTCATCTATCACCGTTCGAACTGGAGCATCGAGAACTCCTGCTACCTGCAAGACTTGTTGGTGGCCGAACACACCCGTGGCAGTGGCGTGGGTCGCCAGTTGATCGAGTTCGTCTATGCCACCGCCAAGGCCGACGGTTGCTGCAAGGTGCACTGGTTGACCCACGAAACCAACGCCACGGCGATCCAACTCTACGAGCGCATCGCCGAACGCCCAGGCTACATTCAATTTCGCAAAGCCCTTTAA
- a CDS encoding RICIN domain-containing protein — protein MKSKSTPDADKAPEQTKGAPGPSLIIQPGIYKIYSFLSNYKLVDMALNEDSQGRHNVKLHDDSNAPEATWHIKYNGNGEHWIANGRYQARVVRVYDGNVITSPLQGSMGPEFYWIFKDAGSGGFFYIQNKRYGTVMDVRGGQTANNTNIIDYAYGGTENQRFRLWRIGDTPG, from the coding sequence ATGAAGAGTAAAAGCACACCCGATGCAGATAAAGCACCTGAACAGACAAAAGGAGCCCCTGGGCCTTCCCTCATAATCCAACCAGGAATCTATAAAATATATTCATTTTTAAGCAACTACAAACTAGTCGACATGGCCCTAAACGAAGATAGTCAAGGTAGACACAATGTTAAATTACATGACGACAGTAATGCGCCGGAAGCCACATGGCACATTAAGTATAATGGCAACGGAGAACATTGGATCGCCAATGGACGATACCAAGCAAGGGTAGTCCGGGTCTACGATGGAAATGTAATTACCTCCCCCTTGCAGGGTAGCATGGGCCCGGAATTTTATTGGATATTCAAGGATGCAGGTTCCGGAGGTTTTTTCTATATCCAAAACAAACGCTACGGCACAGTAATGGATGTAAGGGGGGGGCAAACAGCGAACAATACCAACATTATCGACTACGCTTATGGTGGAACGGAAAATCAAAGATTTAGATTGTGGAGAATAGGAGACACTCCTGGCTGA
- a CDS encoding GNAT family protein, translated as MSTSLADWKGVPAPSTQLIEGRFIRLEKLDPARHADGLWQALEGPGADPKLWDYLPYGPFKDRDAFGAWLHNHAANADPYFFTVIDRASGDVQGILSLMSIVPAQGRIEIGHVTFGAPMQRSPKSTEAVYLLAKESFALGYRRLEWKCNNANARSRYAAERLGFTFEGVFRQHMVVKGQNRDTAWYSMLDSEWPAIGAGFERWLSDENQREGGQVRSLVECRAQVED; from the coding sequence ATGTCGACTTCACTCGCCGATTGGAAAGGTGTCCCCGCACCGTCTACGCAACTGATCGAAGGGCGCTTCATCCGCCTGGAAAAACTCGATCCGGCGCGTCATGCCGATGGCCTGTGGCAAGCCCTCGAAGGCCCCGGCGCCGACCCGAAGCTCTGGGATTACTTGCCCTACGGGCCCTTCAAGGATCGCGACGCTTTCGGTGCCTGGCTGCACAATCATGCGGCCAATGCCGACCCGTATTTCTTCACCGTGATCGACCGTGCCAGCGGCGACGTGCAGGGCATTCTCAGCCTGATGTCCATCGTACCGGCCCAGGGCCGCATCGAGATCGGCCACGTGACCTTCGGTGCACCGATGCAGCGCTCACCGAAAAGCACCGAGGCGGTTTATCTGCTGGCCAAGGAGTCCTTCGCCCTGGGTTATCGCCGCCTGGAATGGAAGTGCAACAACGCCAACGCCCGCTCCAGATACGCCGCCGAACGGCTGGGCTTCACGTTCGAAGGGGTGTTCCGCCAGCACATGGTGGTCAAGGGACAGAACCGCGATACGGCCTGGTACTCGATGCTGGACTCGGAATGGCCCGCCATTGGTGCGGGGTTCGAGCGTTGGTTGAGCGACGAAAACCAGCGCGAGGGCGGCCAGGTGCGAAGCCTGGTGGAGTGCCGGGCGCAGGTGGAGGACTGA
- a CDS encoding FMN-binding negative transcriptional regulator — MYTPKAFAVEDLPQLHSMMGDCRLAVLITQGEHGLQASHLPLLLDPRQGPNGSLYGHMARANPQWRDLEAGAEALVVFSGADAYVSPSFYSSKAEHGKVVPTWNYLAVHAYGCAEVFSDPHRLRNLVAALTDRHETGRAQPWTIDDAPAEYIDSMLKAIVGFALPIQRLEGKRKLNQNRSPMDVAGVRNGLTASPDPQDQALARLMPDLSPKE, encoded by the coding sequence ATGTACACCCCTAAAGCCTTTGCCGTCGAAGACCTGCCCCAGCTGCATAGCATGATGGGGGACTGCCGCCTGGCCGTATTGATCACGCAGGGTGAACACGGCTTGCAGGCCAGCCACTTGCCGTTGTTGCTGGACCCGCGACAAGGTCCCAATGGGAGCCTGTACGGGCACATGGCCCGGGCCAATCCACAATGGCGCGACCTGGAAGCCGGCGCCGAAGCCCTGGTGGTCTTCAGCGGGGCCGATGCCTACGTGAGCCCAAGCTTCTACTCCAGCAAGGCCGAACACGGCAAAGTCGTGCCGACCTGGAATTACCTGGCGGTACACGCCTATGGCTGCGCCGAGGTGTTCAGCGACCCACATCGCCTGCGCAACCTGGTCGCCGCCCTCACCGACCGCCACGAAACCGGCCGCGCCCAGCCCTGGACAATCGATGATGCACCGGCTGAGTACATCGACAGCATGCTCAAGGCGATCGTCGGTTTCGCCTTGCCCATCCAGCGCCTGGAAGGCAAACGCAAGCTCAACCAGAACCGCAGCCCGATGGATGTCGCCGGCGTACGCAACGGGCTCACCGCCAGCCCCGATCCACAGGACCAGGCGCTCGCACGCCTGATGCCAGACCTATCGCCCAAGGAGTGA
- a CDS encoding histone deacetylase family protein encodes MLTIYSDDHHLHHGRCELMDGQLMPCFEMPSRADHVLARVKAQALGPVEAPLDFGLGPIQRIHSAAYLEFFKGAWDRWAKYNRDGDLLPYTWPARTLRTVIPTSLHGQLGYYSFDGGAPITAGTWQAAYSAAQVALTAQADIQRGARGAFALCRPPGHHAAGDLMGGYCYLNNAAIAAQAFLDQGHKKVAILDVDYHHGNGTQSIFYGRSDVLFASIHGHPEAEFPFFLGYADEQGEGEGEGFNFNYPLPAGSGWDTWSAALEQACGQIQGYGADVIVVSLGVDTFKDDPISQFKLDSPDYLAMGKRIAALGKPTLFVMEGGYAVAEIGINAVNVLEGFQSAP; translated from the coding sequence ATGCTGACGATCTATTCAGATGATCACCACCTGCACCACGGGCGCTGCGAGTTGATGGATGGGCAATTAATGCCTTGCTTCGAAATGCCGTCCCGGGCCGATCATGTGTTGGCGCGGGTCAAGGCGCAGGCGTTGGGGCCGGTGGAGGCGCCGCTGGATTTTGGCCTGGGGCCGATCCAGCGCATTCACAGCGCGGCGTACCTGGAATTCTTCAAAGGCGCCTGGGACCGTTGGGCCAAGTACAACCGCGACGGTGATTTGTTGCCCTACACCTGGCCGGCGCGGACCTTGCGCACGGTCATACCGACGAGCCTGCACGGCCAACTGGGTTATTACAGTTTCGACGGTGGCGCGCCGATTACCGCCGGCACTTGGCAGGCGGCTTACAGCGCTGCGCAAGTCGCCCTGACCGCCCAGGCGGACATCCAACGCGGGGCGCGCGGTGCCTTTGCGTTGTGCCGTCCGCCGGGGCACCACGCCGCTGGCGATTTGATGGGCGGTTATTGCTACTTGAACAACGCCGCCATCGCCGCCCAGGCCTTTCTCGACCAGGGTCATAAGAAGGTCGCGATCCTCGATGTGGATTACCACCACGGCAACGGCACCCAATCGATTTTCTACGGGCGCAGCGATGTGTTGTTCGCGTCGATCCATGGTCATCCGGAGGCGGAGTTTCCGTTTTTCCTGGGTTATGCGGATGAGCAGGGTGAGGGTGAAGGCGAGGGTTTCAACTTCAACTACCCTTTGCCGGCCGGCTCAGGCTGGGACACCTGGAGCGCGGCGCTGGAGCAGGCCTGCGGGCAAATCCAGGGCTACGGTGCCGATGTCATCGTCGTGTCCCTGGGCGTGGACACCTTCAAGGACGACCCCATCTCGCAATTCAAGCTCGACAGCCCGGACTACCTGGCGATGGGCAAGCGCATCGCGGCGCTCGGCAAACCGACGCTGTTCGTGATGGAAGGCGGCTACGCGGTGGCAGAAATCGGCATCAATGCCGTGAACGTTCTTGAAGGTTTCCAAAGCGCCCCATGA
- a CDS encoding DUF6543 domain-containing protein, translating into MTRTSTTTNATPEASLKNAVFNQLLAGPTSPEVAAVLLRRALKKMYPTLDLDPRNTVVGEPRWDIIDGEIVELPTRYETLSDMVAERVGVSESTLLIEGVHFLTQLPIRTPEVHLPVRIEQIGALINELEPVMLSACQEQQLAYWNAPVGTSGPRWHELSRTLRKIWDVNEVNGWTATECNMARQLFLYPDLEDRKQHDRYDTHAYLIDIDEVDGTELYRLNENSLVVLIGTISSKDVILAYSLRDGYKKFESQQALGQFLPTQLDTSLRKKIQWRLYEPAGNIFDHKACGLIAMQVKILGTPALEKIESTENEQPVTSGLDEDKGLGATWFEKKIPDWLLAASVSDQILFAQNMKNLSALSSSHAGKTYLDGIAPIRAFALNALKQQMQADHADAATLDPENIEIQIRSLVAWGSFIVPGKFDTTRFNLVELALQNLIALPLGNKTLRSLDGKVLPTWMTTDYVESLITKIDIGRVYPDLVKRKLLDDPSESARREELYTSQLRIQLPMLALEGKMRGHGNIDERGYRYVAALMEPEEADRKVDGQPIVLRRLAFISKQQLLPAEDIVTNMFVIGPKNPDAGPCLLYRPLLEPQLCQYPSSSNLLYAIRQTPELRQSVLAWLPDEVRSNYSRYIFSGPLPSPWIIVEFVTDPFASLLNSAPVGLSEETLGPDFLPVLFKANANALVELADRQSVSNSETRWSTFKQAGWLIFNLALPYLGAAVGTAVWFWQILDDIETLMQDSEHANEQATWEAFVDLLLNLAMAITSHAIDHAREGTRSRRAAAPEVIEKPVELVKPKLTIEKLTPSTGKELSTEHYASIHSSGALTGKSAEGAKHLETFSVEAPENPGQPHADGMLKGLYERQGLRYAKVENKWFNVTMVGEKVCIVDGKDPSRLGPPLRLDTHDHWHIDNRLRLRGSGSKGAMQKVIADTHRRSVQLLAELNHFEEKKPEHQALLTMNAQELNSASGPAREIKRNVYLSTLKTQRESYEEALNILTQWPVFQSRPDAPKARLGYLNAQINFTFEEIDALKERFTPALRTAMDMATIDVAVMEQQHVDAAENMIRVGEAMNERLDYMETRFSRLKVLGREGFEFIRQHRGRMPTYKSDGIRLIQLDMYRHLCLSLESVHTMPEGWAVINQLVDSATIAFQSLHDAIEERSVIRLDEQIDAFGSLTEQFTALEEQLEYVGTEYKDSARPAELNRLSKQIGGLKKRALLHLAQALDERSNRRSLGNPYEPRPRFRKKFIRARFWGLVSGEPRLTKMQEETDWVDVKNPVTDKIIATFHRKGTGEWVPHALTDTPQIVPPLAVSLAKGQALIDGLAAFQTQVEEHMNAPGRSPTGLGMILNAHANRMEKVGIAIKKAIDSASNETVEVSVKQKRTAEALRTELKTQAKTLYEEAFDAVLNVIKHRSPTMDGVIWLKSRNRLSITKLKNRQKNKGPLHGYLDRYEIKDVKENKTLWFADFRYSTDWTPAHAYLSGRLKTPEQVSKGTSANATQELTQRQLIDLYRSEIAVDQAREVFFPKRPT; encoded by the coding sequence ATGACCAGAACCTCTACAACCACGAACGCTACACCCGAGGCCAGCCTCAAGAATGCTGTGTTCAATCAGCTCCTCGCAGGCCCCACCTCCCCGGAAGTCGCCGCTGTGCTCCTGCGCAGGGCCCTCAAGAAAATGTATCCGACATTGGACCTCGATCCGCGCAACACGGTTGTTGGCGAACCTCGCTGGGACATTATCGACGGCGAAATCGTGGAACTGCCCACTCGCTACGAAACCCTTAGCGATATGGTGGCCGAACGAGTGGGCGTGAGCGAATCGACCCTGCTGATCGAAGGCGTGCACTTTCTGACCCAGCTACCGATCAGAACCCCGGAAGTGCACCTACCGGTGCGGATCGAACAGATCGGGGCACTGATCAACGAACTGGAGCCCGTCATGTTGAGCGCCTGCCAAGAACAACAATTGGCGTACTGGAACGCTCCAGTGGGCACATCCGGCCCACGCTGGCATGAACTCTCCAGAACGCTGCGCAAGATCTGGGACGTCAATGAGGTCAATGGCTGGACGGCGACTGAATGCAACATGGCCCGGCAATTGTTCCTTTACCCCGACCTGGAGGACCGCAAGCAACATGATCGCTACGACACTCACGCGTACCTGATCGACATCGATGAAGTTGACGGGACCGAGCTGTATCGCCTGAACGAAAACTCGCTGGTGGTACTGATCGGAACGATCTCCAGCAAAGACGTCATCCTTGCGTACTCGCTGCGCGACGGCTACAAAAAATTCGAGTCGCAGCAAGCGCTGGGGCAATTTCTCCCGACGCAACTGGACACCTCGTTGCGCAAGAAAATCCAGTGGCGGCTGTATGAACCCGCCGGCAACATTTTCGATCACAAGGCCTGCGGGTTGATCGCCATGCAGGTCAAGATCCTTGGTACGCCCGCTCTGGAAAAAATCGAATCCACCGAGAACGAACAGCCAGTGACCAGCGGGCTGGACGAAGATAAAGGCCTCGGCGCGACATGGTTCGAAAAAAAAATACCCGACTGGCTGCTGGCAGCGTCGGTTTCCGATCAGATTCTGTTCGCACAGAACATGAAAAACCTGTCGGCGTTGAGCAGTTCCCATGCTGGCAAGACTTACCTGGACGGTATTGCGCCTATCCGGGCGTTTGCGTTGAACGCCCTCAAGCAGCAGATGCAAGCGGACCATGCCGACGCCGCAACCCTCGACCCGGAGAACATCGAGATCCAGATACGCAGCCTCGTGGCCTGGGGTTCGTTTATCGTTCCGGGCAAATTTGACACCACCCGCTTCAATCTCGTTGAGCTGGCCTTGCAAAACCTGATTGCACTGCCCCTGGGCAACAAAACCCTCAGGTCCCTGGACGGCAAGGTGTTGCCCACCTGGATGACGACCGACTACGTCGAAAGCCTCATCACCAAAATCGATATCGGTCGCGTCTATCCCGATCTGGTGAAGCGCAAACTGCTCGACGATCCCAGCGAATCGGCCCGCCGCGAAGAGTTGTACACCTCCCAATTGCGCATTCAACTGCCCATGCTGGCGCTGGAGGGAAAGATGCGTGGGCACGGGAACATCGACGAACGGGGTTACCGTTATGTCGCCGCACTGATGGAGCCCGAGGAAGCCGATCGCAAGGTCGACGGACAACCCATCGTCCTGCGCAGGCTGGCGTTCATATCCAAACAGCAACTGCTCCCTGCCGAAGACATCGTGACCAATATGTTCGTGATCGGTCCGAAGAATCCAGACGCCGGTCCCTGCCTGCTTTATCGGCCGTTGCTTGAGCCGCAACTGTGCCAGTACCCCTCCTCCAGCAACCTGTTGTATGCGATCAGGCAAACCCCTGAGTTGCGCCAATCGGTCCTGGCCTGGCTGCCCGATGAAGTGCGCAGCAATTACAGCCGATACATCTTTTCGGGTCCCCTGCCCTCGCCCTGGATCATCGTTGAGTTTGTGACGGACCCCTTTGCGTCATTGCTCAACAGTGCCCCTGTCGGTTTGAGCGAAGAAACCCTGGGGCCCGACTTCCTGCCGGTGTTGTTCAAGGCCAATGCCAATGCCCTGGTCGAGCTTGCAGATCGGCAATCGGTCTCCAACAGCGAAACCCGCTGGAGCACTTTCAAGCAGGCCGGCTGGTTGATTTTCAACCTGGCCCTGCCTTACCTGGGCGCTGCCGTGGGGACTGCCGTCTGGTTCTGGCAAATTCTGGATGACATTGAAACGCTGATGCAGGACAGCGAACACGCCAACGAGCAGGCCACATGGGAGGCGTTCGTCGACTTGTTGCTGAACCTGGCCATGGCCATCACCTCTCACGCTATCGACCATGCCAGGGAAGGCACCCGCAGTCGTAGAGCAGCGGCGCCGGAGGTGATAGAGAAGCCAGTCGAGCTGGTAAAACCCAAGCTCACCATTGAAAAACTCACACCCTCCACCGGCAAGGAACTGTCCACCGAGCACTATGCATCCATCCACTCCAGCGGTGCCTTGACGGGCAAATCGGCAGAGGGTGCCAAGCACCTTGAGACGTTCAGCGTCGAGGCCCCCGAAAATCCAGGGCAACCCCATGCCGATGGCATGCTCAAAGGGCTCTATGAACGACAGGGGCTGAGGTACGCCAAAGTGGAAAACAAATGGTTCAACGTGACGATGGTGGGCGAGAAGGTCTGCATCGTCGACGGCAAGGATCCCTCGCGCCTGGGCCCGCCTCTGCGGTTGGATACACACGACCACTGGCATATCGACAACCGCCTGCGCCTGCGCGGCAGCGGATCAAAAGGCGCGATGCAAAAAGTCATCGCCGACACTCACCGCCGCAGCGTTCAACTACTGGCCGAACTGAACCACTTTGAAGAAAAAAAACCGGAGCACCAGGCGCTGCTGACCATGAACGCGCAAGAGCTGAACAGCGCCTCGGGCCCCGCCAGGGAGATCAAGCGCAACGTTTACCTGAGCACCTTGAAAACCCAGCGCGAAAGCTACGAAGAAGCGTTGAACATACTGACTCAATGGCCCGTCTTCCAATCAAGACCCGACGCTCCCAAAGCCAGGCTTGGCTACCTGAACGCACAGATCAACTTCACGTTCGAAGAAATAGACGCGCTGAAAGAGCGCTTTACCCCAGCCCTCAGAACAGCCATGGACATGGCCACCATCGACGTCGCGGTCATGGAGCAACAGCACGTCGATGCAGCCGAAAACATGATCCGGGTGGGCGAGGCCATGAACGAGCGCCTGGATTACATGGAGACTCGTTTTTCCAGGCTCAAGGTACTGGGGCGTGAAGGTTTTGAGTTTATCCGCCAGCACCGTGGAAGAATGCCGACCTACAAAAGCGACGGTATTCGGCTTATCCAGTTGGACATGTATCGCCACCTCTGCCTGTCGCTCGAGAGCGTCCATACCATGCCCGAAGGCTGGGCCGTCATTAACCAACTGGTTGATAGCGCCACGATTGCCTTCCAAAGCCTGCACGATGCCATTGAGGAACGCAGCGTGATCCGCCTGGATGAGCAAATTGATGCATTTGGCAGCCTCACCGAACAGTTCACGGCCCTTGAAGAACAACTCGAATACGTGGGCACTGAATACAAGGACAGCGCCCGCCCGGCCGAACTCAATCGGCTGAGCAAGCAGATCGGCGGCCTGAAAAAACGGGCATTGCTGCATCTGGCCCAGGCCCTCGACGAGAGAAGCAACCGGCGCAGCTTGGGCAACCCTTACGAGCCACGCCCCAGGTTCAGGAAGAAATTCATCAGGGCCCGTTTTTGGGGCCTTGTCAGCGGTGAACCTCGTTTAACGAAAATGCAGGAAGAAACCGATTGGGTCGATGTGAAGAACCCGGTCACAGACAAGATCATCGCCACCTTCCACCGCAAGGGAACGGGTGAGTGGGTGCCCCATGCGCTCACCGATACGCCACAGATCGTCCCGCCCCTGGCCGTCAGCCTCGCGAAGGGCCAAGCCCTGATCGACGGACTGGCGGCGTTCCAGACGCAGGTCGAGGAGCACATGAATGCGCCAGGCCGATCGCCCACCGGTCTGGGGATGATTCTGAACGCTCATGCAAACAGGATGGAGAAAGTCGGCATTGCAATCAAAAAGGCGATAGACAGTGCCTCGAATGAAACCGTTGAAGTTTCAGTAAAACAAAAGCGCACGGCCGAAGCCCTGCGTACGGAACTCAAGACCCAAGCGAAGACCCTTTATGAAGAAGCCTTCGATGCCGTGCTGAATGTCATCAAGCATCGCTCTCCGACCATGGATGGCGTCATATGGCTTAAAAGCCGCAACCGTCTCTCCATCACCAAACTAAAGAACCGACAAAAAAACAAAGGCCCGCTTCACGGCTATCTCGACCGGTATGAGATCAAGGACGTGAAGGAAAATAAAACGCTGTGGTTCGCCGATTTCCGTTACTCAACCGACTGGACCCCCGCCCACGCCTACCTTTCCGGGCGCTTGAAAACACCGGAGCAAGTCAGCAAGGGAACGAGCGCCAACGCCACCCAGGAGCTCACCCAGCGTCAACTGATTGATCTTTACCGCAGCGAAATTGCGGTGGATCAGGCCAGGGAAGTGTTCTTTCCAAAGCGACCGACATAA
- a CDS encoding polyamine ABC transporter substrate-binding protein — MNRLKRLMAPALCAALLSGAVQAEERTLRVYNWFDYITPKALDDFKAQNSQVKLVYDIFDTNEALEAKLLTGNSGYDVVVPSNVFLAKQIEAGVFQPLDRNKLPNWNHLDPKLMKLIEANDPGNKFAVPYMYGTILIGFNPDKVKAALGDNAPVDSWDLIFKEENISKLKQCGVALLDSPSEILPLALQHLGLDPNSKKPADYAKAEALLLKIRPYITYFHSSKYMADIANGDICVAVGYSGSFSQAANRAKEAKNGVTVDMRLPKEGAPIWFDMLAIPKGAKNPNDAYTFINYLLQPQVIAPVSDFVGYPNPNKDATEMVDPAIRGNPNLYPTEAAMATLYTLQPLPRDAERARTRAWTRIKSGQ, encoded by the coding sequence ATGAACAGACTCAAGCGTTTAATGGCCCCGGCCCTGTGCGCCGCGCTGCTTAGCGGCGCGGTCCAGGCCGAGGAGCGCACCTTGCGCGTCTACAACTGGTTCGACTACATCACGCCCAAGGCCCTGGACGATTTCAAGGCGCAGAACAGCCAGGTCAAGCTGGTCTACGACATCTTCGACACCAACGAGGCCCTGGAGGCCAAGCTGCTGACGGGTAATTCCGGCTATGACGTGGTGGTACCGTCCAACGTGTTCCTGGCCAAGCAGATCGAGGCCGGGGTATTCCAACCCCTGGACCGCAACAAGCTGCCGAACTGGAACCACCTCGATCCCAAGCTGATGAAGCTGATCGAAGCCAACGACCCGGGCAACAAGTTCGCCGTGCCCTACATGTACGGCACCATCCTGATCGGCTTCAACCCGGACAAGGTCAAGGCGGCCCTGGGTGATAACGCGCCGGTGGACAGCTGGGACCTGATCTTCAAGGAAGAGAACATCAGCAAGCTCAAGCAGTGCGGCGTGGCGCTGCTCGATTCACCCTCGGAGATCCTGCCGCTGGCCTTGCAGCACCTGGGCCTGGACCCCAACAGCAAGAAGCCAGCGGACTATGCCAAGGCCGAGGCGTTGTTGCTGAAGATCCGGCCGTACATCACCTATTTCCATTCGTCCAAGTACATGGCCGACATCGCCAACGGCGACATCTGCGTAGCCGTCGGTTACTCCGGCAGCTTCTCCCAGGCGGCCAACCGCGCCAAGGAAGCCAAGAATGGCGTGACGGTGGACATGCGCCTGCCCAAGGAAGGCGCGCCGATCTGGTTCGACATGCTCGCCATCCCCAAGGGGGCGAAAAACCCGAACGACGCCTACACCTTCATCAACTACTTGTTGCAGCCGCAGGTGATCGCGCCGGTCAGTGATTTCGTCGGCTACCCGAACCCGAACAAAGACGCCACGGAAATGGTCGACCCGGCGATCCGCGGCAATCCCAACCTGTACCCGACCGAGGCGGCGATGGCCACGCTTTACACCTTGCAACCATTGCCCAGGGATGCCGAACGGGCACGGACACGGGCCTGGACCCGGATCAAATCCGGGCAGTAG
- a CDS encoding SulP family inorganic anion transporter — MRAAQLKAVLPRELLASVVVFLVALPLCMGIAIASGLPPAKGLITGIIGGLVVGFLAGSKLQVSGPAAGLAVLVFELVRQHGVAMLGPILLLAGLLQLLAGRFRLGCWFRVTAPAVVYGMLAGIGVLIVLSQVHVMLDAAPKPSGLDNLAAFPAAVAQALPSLGWQAGLLGLSTIAVMWLWEKFRPHSLRFIPGALLGVGLATIASLMLALQVKRVEVPENLAEAIDWLRPADLLNLADPTLLIAAFAVAFIASAETLLSAAAVDRMHSGERADFDRELSAQGIGNMLCGLLGALPMTGVIVRSSANVQAGATTRMSTIFHGLWLLLFVLLLSSVLQSIPVASLAGVLVYTGFKLVDLKAFRSLGRYGRMPMFTYAATALAIIFTDLLTGVLIGFGLTLAKLAWKASRLKISLIDLPREGEMELRLVGAATFLKVPALTQVLGSIPTGSTVHVPLNNLSYIDHSCLELLEEWGRANASKGSKLLIESRGLKRRLEGRLRTTVGVGAASA, encoded by the coding sequence ATGCGTGCTGCTCAATTAAAAGCTGTTCTGCCACGGGAGCTGCTGGCTTCGGTGGTTGTTTTCCTGGTGGCGCTGCCCTTGTGCATGGGCATTGCCATCGCCTCCGGCCTGCCACCGGCCAAAGGCCTGATCACTGGGATCATCGGTGGTTTGGTGGTGGGTTTCCTGGCCGGTTCGAAACTGCAAGTCAGTGGCCCGGCCGCTGGGTTGGCGGTGTTGGTCTTCGAGTTGGTGCGCCAACATGGCGTGGCAATGCTCGGGCCGATCCTGCTGCTGGCCGGTCTGCTGCAATTGTTGGCCGGGCGCTTTCGCCTCGGCTGCTGGTTCCGGGTCACCGCACCTGCGGTGGTGTACGGGATGCTCGCGGGTATCGGCGTGCTGATCGTGTTGTCCCAAGTCCACGTGATGCTCGACGCCGCGCCCAAGCCGTCAGGGCTGGATAACCTGGCGGCGTTCCCGGCGGCAGTGGCCCAGGCCTTGCCATCCTTGGGCTGGCAGGCCGGCCTGCTCGGGTTGTCGACGATTGCGGTGATGTGGCTGTGGGAAAAATTTCGTCCCCACAGCCTGCGCTTCATTCCAGGCGCCTTGCTTGGCGTAGGCCTGGCGACCATCGCCAGCCTGATGTTGGCCTTGCAGGTCAAACGTGTGGAAGTCCCCGAGAACCTCGCCGAAGCCATTGACTGGCTGCGCCCGGCGGACCTGTTGAACCTGGCCGACCCGACACTGCTGATCGCCGCGTTCGCGGTCGCCTTCATTGCCAGTGCCGAAACCCTGCTGTCAGCCGCCGCCGTGGATCGCATGCACAGCGGTGAACGTGCAGACTTCGACCGGGAACTGTCGGCGCAAGGTATCGGCAACATGCTCTGCGGCCTGCTCGGCGCCTTGCCAATGACCGGCGTGATCGTGCGCAGCTCGGCCAACGTCCAGGCCGGTGCCACCACGCGCATGTCGACGATTTTCCACGGCCTGTGGTTGTTGCTCTTCGTGCTGTTGCTATCCAGCGTGCTGCAAAGCATTCCGGTGGCGAGCCTGGCGGGTGTGCTGGTGTACACCGGTTTCAAACTGGTGGACCTCAAGGCGTTTCGCAGCCTGGGCCGCTATGGCCGGATGCCGATGTTCACCTACGCCGCCACGGCACTGGCGATCATCTTCACCGACCTGCTGACCGGCGTGCTGATCGGTTTCGGCCTGACCCTGGCGAAGCTTGCCTGGAAAGCCTCGCGACTGAAAATCAGCCTGATCGACCTGCCCCGGGAAGGCGAGATGGAGCTGCGCCTGGTCGGGGCGGCGACCTTCCTCAAGGTGCCGGCGCTGACCCAAGTGCTGGGCAGCATACCGACGGGCTCGACCGTGCATGTGCCGCTCAATAACCTGAGCTACATCGACCACTCGTGCCTGGAGTTGCTGGAAGAATGGGGCCGGGCGAACGCCAGCAAGGGTTCGAAACTGCTGATCGAATCCCGCGGGCTCAAGCGCCGGTTGGAAGGGCGGTTGCGTACCACGGTGGGGGTTGGCGCAGCCTCTGCCTGA